Proteins encoded in a region of the Geobacillus genomosp. 3 genome:
- the gcvPA gene encoding aminomethyl-transferring glycine dehydrogenase subunit GcvPA: MLHRYLPMTEEDKQEMLKTIGVASIDELFADIPEQVRFRGELNVKPAKSEPELWKELSALAEKNANAKQYVSFLGAGVYDHYIPVVVDHVLSRSEFYTAYTPYQPEISQGELQAIFEFQTMVCELTGMDVANSSMYDGGTALAEAVLLSAAHTKRNKVLISSAVHPQYREVVRTYAKGQQLEVKEIPYNGGVTDVEALAAELGDDVACVVIQYPNFFGQIEPLKAIEPLVHEKKSLFVVASNPLALGVLTPPGALGADIVVGDMQPFGIPMQFGGPHCGYFAVKAPLMRKIPGRLVGQTTDEDGRRGFVLTLQAREQHIRRDKATSNICSNQALNALAASVALSALGKRGVKEMAAMNMQKAHYAKSELEKRGLLSPFAGPFFNEFVIRLGCPVSDVNARLRQKGIIGGYDLGVEYPELADHMLVAVTELRTKEEIDRFVNELGDCHA, translated from the coding sequence GTGCTCCACCGTTATTTGCCGATGACGGAAGAAGACAAACAAGAGATGTTGAAGACGATCGGTGTCGCCTCGATCGATGAACTGTTCGCCGACATTCCGGAACAAGTCCGGTTCCGCGGCGAGCTGAATGTGAAACCGGCGAAATCTGAGCCGGAGCTGTGGAAAGAGTTAAGTGCATTAGCGGAGAAAAACGCCAATGCGAAGCAATACGTTTCCTTTTTAGGCGCCGGGGTGTACGATCATTATATTCCGGTTGTCGTCGACCATGTCCTGTCTCGCTCCGAGTTTTACACGGCGTATACGCCATACCAACCGGAAATTTCCCAAGGCGAGCTGCAGGCGATTTTCGAATTTCAAACGATGGTATGCGAACTGACCGGCATGGATGTCGCCAACTCGTCGATGTACGACGGCGGCACGGCGCTCGCCGAAGCGGTTTTGCTTAGCGCCGCTCATACGAAGCGGAACAAAGTGCTCATCTCGTCCGCTGTCCACCCGCAGTACCGCGAAGTGGTGCGCACGTATGCAAAAGGGCAGCAGCTCGAGGTGAAGGAAATCCCGTATAACGGCGGTGTCACGGATGTTGAGGCGCTTGCTGCCGAACTGGGGGACGATGTGGCGTGCGTTGTCATTCAATATCCGAACTTTTTCGGCCAGATCGAGCCATTGAAAGCGATCGAGCCGCTCGTCCATGAAAAGAAAAGTTTATTTGTTGTCGCCAGCAATCCGCTTGCGCTTGGCGTTTTGACGCCGCCAGGGGCATTAGGGGCGGACATCGTTGTCGGCGACATGCAGCCGTTTGGTATTCCAATGCAGTTCGGTGGTCCGCATTGCGGCTATTTTGCCGTTAAAGCGCCGCTTATGCGGAAAATCCCGGGCCGTCTTGTCGGGCAGACGACCGATGAAGACGGGCGCCGCGGGTTTGTGTTGACGCTGCAGGCGCGTGAGCAGCATATCCGCCGCGACAAAGCGACATCAAATATTTGCTCGAACCAGGCGCTAAATGCCCTTGCGGCTTCGGTGGCGCTCTCGGCGCTTGGCAAGCGGGGCGTAAAAGAGATGGCGGCGATGAACATGCAAAAAGCGCATTACGCAAAAAGTGAGTTGGAAAAACGGGGCTTGCTGTCGCCGTTTGCCGGTCCGTTTTTCAACGAATTTGTCATCCGGCTCGGCTGCCCGGTTTCTGATGTGAACGCCCGCCTGCGGCAAAAAGGAATCATCGGCGGCTACGACCTTGGTGTTGAGTATCCGGAGCTTGCCGACCATATGCTTGTTGCTGTCACGGAATTGCGGACGAAAGAAGAAATCGATCGGTTCGTCAACGAATTGGGGGATTGCCATGCATAA
- the gcvT gene encoding glycine cleavage system aminomethyltransferase GcvT, whose translation MLKRTPLFPVYARYGAKTVEFGGWEMPVQFSSIKEEHEAVRTRAGLFDVSHMGEITVRGRGSLAFLQKLMTNDVTKLRPGRAQYTLMCDENGGTVDDLLIYYKGEDDYLLVVNAANTEKDFAWLSEHIDSDVELENISAQTAQLALQGPAAERVLQTLTDVELSALRPFSFVDDVEVAGAKALVSRTGYTGEDGFEIYCQAEDAIALWDAILTAGAEDGVVPCGLGARDTLRFEACLPLYGQELSDTISPLEAGLGFAVKTEKETPFIGQAALKQQKEAGLPRRLVGIEMIDKGIPRHGYRVYASGEEVGFVTTGTQSPTLKKNIGLALVKAEVAAIGQEVEVEIRGKRLKATIVPTPFYKRAKS comes from the coding sequence ATGCTGAAGCGCACGCCACTCTTCCCGGTGTATGCCCGTTACGGTGCCAAAACCGTCGAGTTTGGCGGCTGGGAAATGCCGGTACAATTTTCGAGCATTAAGGAGGAACATGAGGCCGTAAGGACGCGCGCCGGGCTGTTTGATGTTTCGCACATGGGGGAAATTACTGTCCGCGGCCGCGGCAGTCTCGCCTTTTTGCAAAAGCTGATGACGAACGATGTCACCAAGCTGCGTCCGGGGCGGGCACAATATACGCTCATGTGTGATGAAAACGGCGGCACGGTTGATGACTTGTTAATCTACTATAAAGGAGAAGACGATTATTTGCTTGTCGTCAACGCCGCCAATACGGAAAAAGATTTTGCTTGGCTGAGCGAGCACATTGATTCAGATGTCGAACTCGAAAATATTTCGGCGCAGACAGCGCAACTCGCCTTGCAAGGGCCGGCGGCTGAACGCGTGCTGCAAACGTTGACCGATGTAGAGTTGTCGGCTTTACGCCCGTTTTCGTTCGTCGACGATGTCGAAGTCGCGGGTGCGAAGGCACTCGTTTCACGCACAGGCTACACGGGCGAGGATGGATTTGAAATTTACTGCCAAGCTGAGGATGCCATCGCTTTGTGGGACGCCATCTTAACGGCCGGGGCCGAAGACGGGGTCGTTCCATGCGGGTTGGGAGCGCGCGATACACTTCGGTTTGAGGCGTGCCTGCCGCTTTACGGACAAGAGTTGTCCGACACGATTTCCCCGCTTGAAGCCGGCCTTGGCTTTGCTGTCAAAACAGAAAAAGAGACGCCATTTATCGGTCAAGCTGCACTGAAGCAACAAAAAGAAGCCGGGCTGCCGCGTCGGCTTGTCGGCATCGAAATGATCGACAAAGGGATTCCGCGCCATGGCTACCGCGTGTATGCCTCCGGCGAAGAAGTCGGCTTCGTCACGACCGGCACACAGTCACCGACGTTGAAAAAAAATATCGGCTTAGCCCTTGTGAAAGCGGAAGTGGCCGCGATCGGCCAAGAAGTAGAAGTGGAGATCCGCGGCAAACGATTAAAAGCAACCATTGTACCGACCCCGTTTTACAAGCGGGCCAAGTCATAA
- a CDS encoding DEAD/DEAH box helicase, whose protein sequence is MDIEIKLDGAWKEEFLARVETDGPWANWEMYELALEAAHHLSVPEFTGLQAPKHLPHLTILPHQLEVARRVVEEMNGKAILADEVGLGKTIEAGLVLKEYMIRGLVKKALILVPASLVSQWVKELNEKFFIPAVQQKKSYVWEQCDIVVSSIDTAKKPPHRDIIYEQPYDMIIIDEAHKLKNNKTKNYEFVQNLKKKFCLLLTATPIQNRIEEIFNLVSLLKPGHLGNAEQFTKTYGKTRAVQTNEHLKALVNKVMIRNRRADTPIEWSKRHVEPVLIEFTDEERELYEAVRALRHESFAGSFSLITLLREACSSREALFLTIKNMMEKCEGAIPEALEQVLEKINAVTTNSKAEKALELIRSINDKVIIFTEYRATQLYLQWFLKQHGISSVPFRGGFRRGKKDWMQELFKHHAQVFIATEAGGEGINLQFCRYVINYDLPWNPMRLEQRIGRVHRLGQTDDVYIYNFAVKQTVEEHILTLLYEKIRLFERVVGELDDILANMNLADLEHYFEDALVHSRSEGEMKIKMENIMAMIELAEQLRKAGGERHAAT, encoded by the coding sequence ATGGACATTGAGATCAAACTAGACGGGGCGTGGAAAGAGGAATTTCTTGCGCGCGTTGAAACAGACGGCCCATGGGCGAACTGGGAAATGTACGAGCTGGCTTTAGAGGCCGCCCATCATTTAAGTGTGCCGGAATTTACCGGCTTGCAGGCACCGAAACATTTGCCGCATTTAACGATTTTGCCACACCAGCTTGAAGTGGCGCGCCGCGTCGTCGAAGAAATGAATGGCAAAGCAATTTTGGCCGATGAAGTAGGCCTTGGCAAAACGATTGAGGCCGGGCTCGTCCTCAAAGAATATATGATTCGCGGCCTTGTGAAAAAAGCGCTCATTCTCGTTCCCGCCTCCCTTGTTTCACAATGGGTGAAAGAGCTGAACGAAAAGTTTTTCATCCCGGCCGTCCAGCAAAAAAAGAGCTATGTCTGGGAACAGTGCGACATTGTCGTTTCTTCGATTGATACGGCGAAAAAACCGCCGCACCGCGACATCATTTACGAGCAGCCGTACGATATGATCATCATCGATGAAGCGCACAAACTGAAAAACAACAAAACGAAAAACTACGAGTTTGTGCAAAATTTAAAAAAGAAGTTTTGTTTGTTGCTGACGGCAACGCCCATCCAAAACCGAATCGAAGAAATTTTCAACCTTGTCTCACTCCTGAAGCCCGGCCATTTAGGCAACGCCGAACAGTTTACGAAAACGTACGGCAAAACAAGGGCGGTGCAAACAAACGAACACTTAAAAGCGCTTGTCAACAAGGTGATGATCCGCAACCGCCGCGCTGATACGCCGATCGAATGGTCAAAGCGCCACGTCGAGCCGGTGCTGATCGAATTTACAGATGAAGAACGCGAGCTGTACGAAGCAGTGAGAGCGCTCCGGCATGAGTCGTTCGCCGGTTCGTTTTCGCTCATTACCTTGCTTCGCGAAGCGTGCAGCAGCCGTGAAGCGCTGTTTTTAACCATAAAAAATATGATGGAGAAATGCGAAGGAGCCATCCCTGAAGCGCTCGAGCAGGTGCTGGAAAAAATCAACGCCGTCACGACGAATTCAAAGGCGGAAAAAGCGCTTGAACTCATCCGCTCCATTAATGACAAAGTGATTATTTTCACTGAATATCGGGCGACGCAGCTGTACTTACAATGGTTTTTAAAACAGCACGGCATTTCATCCGTCCCATTTCGCGGCGGCTTCCGGCGCGGCAAAAAAGACTGGATGCAGGAGCTGTTTAAACACCACGCCCAAGTGTTCATCGCCACCGAAGCGGGCGGTGAAGGCATTAACCTGCAGTTTTGCCGCTATGTCATCAACTACGATTTGCCGTGGAACCCGATGCGCCTTGAACAGCGGATCGGCCGCGTCCACCGGCTCGGCCAAACCGATGATGTTTACATTTACAACTTTGCTGTCAAACAGACGGTGGAAGAACATATTTTAACACTATTGTATGAAAAAATCCGCCTGTTCGAACGGGTCGTCGGCGAATTGGACGACATTTTGGCGAACATGAACCTCGCCGACCTTGAGCATTACTTTGAAGACGCCCTCGTCCACTCGCGGAGCGAAGGAGAAATGAAAATTAAAATGGAAAACATCATGGCGATGATCGAACTTGCCGAACAACTTAGAAAAGCAGGAGGCGAGCGGCATGCAGCAACATGA
- a CDS encoding YqhG family protein: MQQHEIRRFVERYFAANGCTFLEANDDYMTVQLTAEMDKELMNRPFYWHYIERTGGVPQPMQLTLITRPSEKTNKLKGDRLHFGAPRLHQLFRSAQKRGSFIRLYEEPDAPLAGNAALHPWLGMNVVISYECDRKKDDIVSLGLHLISGTMIESFHERLRERRLTPKIPDYCFTISPLIKLRSGISRLEQYIRGRIAADDHTWANEARQRWADDLALLDEFYKDAEEKPECYYIEKEALEKQYKPRITVSVINGGLFYLMPHSS, from the coding sequence ATGCAGCAACATGAAATCCGCCGTTTTGTGGAACGCTATTTTGCCGCCAACGGCTGCACGTTTTTGGAAGCGAACGACGACTATATGACGGTCCAACTGACGGCAGAAATGGATAAAGAGCTGATGAACCGTCCATTTTATTGGCATTACATCGAACGGACGGGCGGCGTTCCGCAACCGATGCAGCTGACGCTGATCACCCGCCCGAGTGAAAAGACGAACAAGCTAAAAGGCGACCGGCTTCATTTTGGAGCGCCGCGGCTGCACCAGCTGTTCCGCTCAGCACAAAAGCGCGGCAGCTTTATCCGCCTGTACGAAGAGCCGGACGCCCCGCTTGCCGGAAACGCCGCCCTTCATCCGTGGCTTGGCATGAACGTTGTCATTTCGTACGAATGCGACCGAAAAAAAGATGACATCGTTTCCCTTGGCCTGCATCTTATCAGCGGAACAATGATCGAATCGTTTCACGAACGGCTGCGTGAGCGGCGGCTGACGCCGAAAATCCCGGACTATTGTTTCACCATTTCCCCCCTCATTAAGCTACGAAGCGGCATCAGCCGCCTTGAACAATATATTCGCGGCCGCATCGCCGCCGACGATCATACGTGGGCCAACGAAGCGCGCCAACGCTGGGCTGACGATTTGGCGCTCCTTGATGAATTTTACAAAGATGCGGAAGAAAAGCCGGAATGTTATTATATCGAGAAAGAAGCGCTTGAAAAACAGTATAAGCCGCGCATCACTGTTTCCGTCATTAACGGTGGTCTTTTCTATTTAATGCCGCACTCCTCGTAA
- a CDS encoding YqzE family protein, translated as MAVNDYVKFVTQQFVAYMDMPKEERTRRRSERKQERPPLSYHLFGMMPLSLRLLFRRRP; from the coding sequence ATGGCGGTCAACGATTACGTCAAATTTGTCACTCAGCAGTTTGTCGCGTATATGGATATGCCGAAGGAGGAACGGACGCGGCGGCGAAGCGAGCGAAAACAAGAACGGCCCCCGCTCTCTTACCACCTGTTCGGCATGATGCCGCTTTCGCTCCGCTTGTTGTTTCGGCGCCGCCCGTAA